From a region of the Anser cygnoides isolate HZ-2024a breed goose chromosome 34, Taihu_goose_T2T_genome, whole genome shotgun sequence genome:
- the PCP2 gene encoding LOW QUALITY PROTEIN: Purkinje cell protein 2 homolog (The sequence of the model RefSeq protein was modified relative to this genomic sequence to represent the inferred CDS: substituted 1 base at 1 genomic stop codon): protein MGGGHPWVRGGPRARGVPRGGGSPEQEGFFSLLSSVQGARMDEQRCSLGGRRXAGGGTGGGGPPELAALLELVAHSQGRRLDQQRLGVGRLPGFGGPPAAPRAPPRAR from the exons atgggtggggggcacccatgggtgcgg GGGGGTCCCCGGGCGCGGGGGGTGCCCCGAGGCGGGGGGTCCCCGGAGCAGGAGGGCTTCTTCTCGCTGCTCAGCTCCGTGCAGGGCGCCCGCATGGACGAGCAGCGCTGCAGCCTGGGGGGGCGccggtgagcgggggggggcacggggggg ggaggCCCCCCCGAGCTGGcggcgctgctggagctggtggcGCACAGCCAGGGCCGGCGGCTGGACCAGCAGCGCCTGGGGGTGGGGCGGCTGCCGGGCTTCGggggcccccccgcggccccccg ggcccccccccgggcacggtga